The genomic stretch ATACGCTCTTAGATAACCTAAATTTAGCATATAACGCTTTAAAAAATAACGATAAAAAATTGGCAGAGGATATTATACTTAAAGATTATGAATTAAACAAGATGGAGGAAGAAATTAGGATGCTTTTAAGTATGAATGCACTAAAATACTTGCCAAGAAATTATATAAATGCATTTGCCAGTATTGCATCAAATCTTGAAAGGTTAGGAGATTATATAGCAAACATTGCTGAAGAAATTATTCATGGTCTTAGATTAGATGAAAATATTGAAAATGACATTGAGAGAATTTTTAACATTCTTAAAGAAATGCTAATTGAGGCAGTTGATGTTGTTATAAATAAAAAGAAAGAAACTAAAATTTATAACCTTGAAGAAAAACTACATGAAAATCTTGAAGAATTATTAAACAAAGTTCTACAAAACAAAAAAGAGGACTTAAACTTTTATGTTCAATTTGGTATGTTTTTAAAAGACATTGAAAGATTTGGAGATAGATGCGTTAATATTGTGGATATCGCCTTAGAACTTTATCACAACATTCCAAGAAGTCCAATTCCAGAGAGATTGAAAAGGGGTAGAGTATGAGGGAGTTTATATTTAAAGCAAATAAAACAATAACCTCATCAGATATAAATTTAAAAGACTTACCGGGAAGTTGTGGAAGGTTGGATTTATTGTGTAGATGTGTTAGTGATGCATTCTTTTTATCTCATGATATAAGGAGGGATGTAATTTTTTATGCAGTATTGTATGGGCAACCAAATCCACCAGTTTGTATAAAGTTTGTTGGTAGTGAATTAAAAAAGGTTTCTCCAGATGAAAGAAATATAGCCATATTTATAAAAAAAGCTCTTAAAAAATTTGAAGAACTTGATGAAGATGAAAAAAATAATTGGATTTTATCAACACCAGGAATTTATGTAAAGAGATTAGGATTTAGAGATTTAATTTTAGAAAAAATCAATGAAGGAAAGAATATTTATTATTTACATAAAAATGGAGAAGATGTTGAAAATGTTGATATAAAAAATCCTGTTTTTATACTTGGAGACCACATAGGAATTGGAGAAGAGGATGAGAAATTTTTAGATAAGATTAAAGCTAAAAAAATTTCATTATCTCCTTTAGAGTTGCATGCTAATCATTGCATAACAATAATACACAATGTTTTAGATAGAAGGGGATTTTAATGGTGAATACAATGAAATTCTTTGATAGAGTAAGAGAGGTTAAT from Methanocaldococcus lauensis encodes the following:
- a CDS encoding phosphate signaling complex PhoU family protein, whose translation is MLRGKEATLAGIIRVIIEDEPETQDEIAEKLGISRRYVAKLLKPLIEEKIVKHPYVVDMSKLHKLNLEFDEYIILLMKEIKTTLEKMRDTLLDNLNLAYNALKNNDKKLAEDIILKDYELNKMEEEIRMLLSMNALKYLPRNYINAFASIASNLERLGDYIANIAEEIIHGLRLDENIENDIERIFNILKEMLIEAVDVVINKKKETKIYNLEEKLHENLEELLNKVLQNKKEDLNFYVQFGMFLKDIERFGDRCVNIVDIALELYHNIPRSPIPERLKRGRV
- the trmY gene encoding tRNA (pseudouridine(54)-N(1))-methyltransferase TrmY, with the translated sequence MREFIFKANKTITSSDINLKDLPGSCGRLDLLCRCVSDAFFLSHDIRRDVIFYAVLYGQPNPPVCIKFVGSELKKVSPDERNIAIFIKKALKKFEELDEDEKNNWILSTPGIYVKRLGFRDLILEKINEGKNIYYLHKNGEDVENVDIKNPVFILGDHIGIGEEDEKFLDKIKAKKISLSPLELHANHCITIIHNVLDRRGF